GAAAACACCAATAGGAGTGAGAGGTAATTACGGCAGCATTTTCCAAATTGCAATTAAGTGTTTATTACCTTAATTGCTGTTTTGGTAACATACAGTGTTCTCATGTGAAAACGTATTCTGTTTCGGGTGCAGTATTTGTGCAGCCCTGTCATGGATGTGTATTTGTGGTGGGACAGGGTATCTGTGCTCGCTTTTTATGTGAGGGCATGCTTGCTTTGCTCATGCACACGCGTGTGTACTATTCCCGAAATTACGCCGGGAAGCTCTGTGTGATCAAACGTTTTGGTGTGCAACTAAACCCTGGGTGTGGTTCTTGTTGTTCGATCCCCTTCTCCCTCCGCCTTCCATCCCCTGTATTTTCATGTTTACcaaccctccctcccttcctgtAGGCCAGTCAGAAGAAAGATCTGATGGCAGCAGCTCAGTTTCGGGGGCGGGGGCAGGCCCAGGTGAGTCCTCCGTTTCACCAGCGGGTGACAGATTTGCACCACTGGGAATCAGACACAAAGAGagtctgttatttttttttttaagaaataggGTATCATCATAGCAACCCACATACATGCTTTGGAAGATGCACGTATTGGTACCAAAACTGTGGACACATTGCCCTCAAGCATCACACAGGCAACTTCtctttgcataaaaaaatgttttgttcataaGAAGCTTCTGCACCTCGTTTGCTCCATCTTGATTGGAGGATGGAAAAGAGAGTCTGTGGTCAGACACTGCGCTTGACTAGAGGGCTACCTTCTTGTTGTGATGTGACATTGTGTTGGCAAAGATAATTAATATCttgactgttttataaatgttaatttagaTCTATTCTATGTTCATTAGCAAGCTCCCTTCAGACTACAGGTAGATAAGCCATCTGGGATGTGATCAAGTGGCGTTTTCAATGATGTGTTAATGATTTTACCTGCTCAGTCTTCAAGTAGATTAGATCACTTTTTCGTCCGTGAGACTTCTAAAGCTGTTATATATGAGACAAACTATCCTGGCTCTTACTCACCCCTACACCTTGAAGGCCAAAGTCATAACTGACTTTTGATTAGTTTATTTGCATACTCTGTAGGTATGCAAATGTACAATAGCGCAAAAAGAATATGTTACGTTATTGTCATTAATACTTATTGAATACTTAATTACAGCATAGAACTGTGTCATTTGGCATACCCTCTCTCTGGCGGAAACATTCCACATTCAGTAAGTAAGCCATGTGGAGGACCTATAGATAACTCTAGGGAATTGGAAGGGACAGTGTGACCTCCATTCTGAGCCAGTAACAGCCAATGTGGCTGATCTGGAAATAGCTTTGGAAAGaagtgagagacaaagaggtcatattattttatatatgaataatttacagAGAAAAGGACAATTGTACTGAAATTGGAGACTTTTTTGGGGtggattaaagaaaaatgcatggGCTGAATTAGAATTAACTGTGGGATGAATAATAGTAATAGCTAGCAGAGAGAGGttaggtgtgtatgtgtgtcccaGGGTTGGGTGGTCTGTTGTAAAGTAGTCACATTATGATGAGTGGAGTTACTCTATCTGAGTGATTAAAGCACATTTGTGGAGGATCTGAAACCCTTGATTGCTCTGACATTGTCCTTTCAACTCTAGGAGAGAGCCTGGACTGATTAGATTCATATAAATAGGaatgttttttcattcagtgtCTGCTTTCATCACCTCTCTCTTACGCACATGGAACCGATCACCCTCCCATACTTATGAAGTAAACATGCactgaattttttatttttattgaggTGTTAATTAACTGTCCTGTCTTCCAGATAAAATCGCCCTGGAGGGAGTGGTGGTGCAGAGAGCAGAGTGCAGACCTAATGTTAGTGAAAGCTATATGAGGCTGAAGAAGTGAGTGTTTTAGAAATagtatgcacacacatgttAGTATGTTAAGAGCCTGAACCTGCATGAACGTAGCTTATTATGTTAAGTCGACTTTATCTGTAGAAATCTGTATAATTAGAAAAATCCACTATAaccaatttaacattttaataattcatgatTCATCTTTGTTTAAAGATTTCTATATAATATTACTATCACACAAATTAGTTATATATCATTCTTTGCCGAGTTATAGTAATATTCGCATTGtatcacacaggtgttttttttttttcaggttacTCAATGTACACAGTGTATATCATATATGTATCATAGTAATTCTCATTGTACCTTACAGATTGCAAATTGAAGAGTTGGCCAAGCCAGTCAGGCTGTCACAACAGTTGGATAGAGTTGTCACCAGCAACTACAAACCGGTGGCCAACCATACTTACAATGTAAGTAATAAGTCATATACAGGATTGtcttgttttaattgtattaacgtctttttttgcatgttcaATACGACACGTAACCTGCGCATGAAATAGTTTATTGATGCATCTGGATATGTATTCACCATAAATATAAAAGCACATGGAAATATTGTTGCATGGTTGTCTTACAAATCATGTATACTGTTTGTCTGTTGATGACACCAGTTACGAACTGTCTATGTCAAGCAAATTTCTAGTcttttacacatatatatatatatatattataaatgttgtatatataaatgtggaAATGAGTGGAAACTAAAGAGGGGAAAACATGTTGCATTCTTTAGTAATAAAAATGACTTGTAATCATAGAGGCATGACATGACTCTGTACGGTGTAGTCCTGTATGTGTCTCCTGACCTAtgactgttttcctttttgccACAGCTCGAGTATGAGCGtaaaaagaaggaggagggcaAGAGAGCAAGAGCAGACAAACAGCAGGTGTTGGACATGTTGTTCTCTGCTTTTGAAAAGCATCAGTTCTACAACATCAAAGACCTGGTGGACATCACCAAACAGCCTGTGGTAAGACTGGAGGGCAACATATAACACCCTGATTAAACTGACTGAGATATATTCCAACTCTGTTATCTTTATTCTTTTGTACAGCTTTTCCTTGTGAGAATTGttgattaaattatattttttatagctTTGATTCACAGAGAATGAGAgcattttattcatcttttcccatctttttttccctcccagATTTACCTGAAGGAAATCTTGCGTGACATTGGCGTCTACAATGTGAAGGGAACACACAAGAACACCTGGGAGCTCAAACCAGAATACCGACATTACCAAGGCGATGAAAAGACTGACGAATAGCTTCTGACCCTACCAAGGCTGATAcaaggacttttattttgaaaggggtAGTGTCCCTCCTAAACCAGGCCTTGGTTGGCCTCCTGATATCCATATATCAGGTCAAAGCAACACTGGATGATAATGTCAAGCATATGTTGTGTCTGATAGGGAGAGGTTGTTGTATCCTattattttgtaggagacaggaaGAAAGGGCAAGAGGCAACTAATTCAAGTTTAACGCTCATGTGTGCACTGTCTCTTCTGGATGTGGTGTCTGTCACAGCTCCTGCACACCCTCGGGGCCCCAGTATATGAATTTAGTTGTCCTATCATTCAGTGGCTCAGGACATCATTTTATAATGCAAAGGATGCATTTATTGACCCTGTTTCTTAgcattgaattatttatttttttaatgctgtggCACAAGGGTGCAGAGGTAAAATGTTTAGTGGTTAGAGAATAAATGTTAGGATGGACAGGACACAGGTGATAGCTCTCACTGCTAACTTGCATGTTCTGAGGAAGTTACTTTTtctagatgtttttttaaatgacatgttcCACAAAGATTCTGCCTGAACTTGTGTTCACAAAATTTTAATACCACCAGTATTGCTGGAATTCTTCCTGTTTGTGCTTAAGGAGGCTTCATATATGCTCATCTGTTcaaaattgtaataaaacattgcaataaatgttttttcagcatGATTGTGTAATCTGAGTTTATATTAAAAACCGCCTCATATTAACAGGGGCATGATACCTTGAAACTATAGAAAAAGGCAAACTATTCACTGAAGGTTTCTCCTATAGCACAGCCATTTTCCATTTGGTTTAATCCTGTTTGACTTATAGCTCCATCAGTGACTTTACTTAAACTGCTCACTTTTCAAATTACTCTAGAGCTACCCAAGGCAGTAGTACCAATGTTCCACCGCTTAAAGACAAATAGTCTTTCTATAGCAGAAGTCGGTATAACCTACCCTGTATCCTAAAGGGTCATTTCTGGGTAAAGGAACTGAAAACAGTGCTTCCACACTGAATAGATGGCTCATGAAACTGCTCATTTCAACTTCAAACCACTACAGCATTAATTAAAAGGTTCTAAATCATTTAAgatgaaaagcaaaaatgtttcaattttttAACCTTATTCATCAGGGATATTTCCAATTGCCATTCAAAATCTCCTTCAATAGAGTCCTGGCCAAAAACGCAACACAAGATGTTGCACATAACAGATTTAAAGCAAAATGGCAAAAAGGTTAAAACGTGAAGTTCAAATAAGAGAGCTAGTTTAATCAAAATCAATAAGCAGTGTTCAGTAAGCAGACATCGGTATCCAacggtaaacaaacaaaaagtcttTGATCTCATTTTATAACAGACAAACtttaattaaagacaaaaattGTGTCAATTTTTCACATTGCATGTACAGCATGCTGAACGATCCCATCTTTGTGAGATTAATGCTGCTGGCAGATTCAATTGCCAGAGATCAGAAAATGAATATGACAAACATTTAAGCGTTTCTTCGGCATCACAGGGAAACCAAAGTTCAACCCGCCGTGTCTCAGGTGGTTTGCAGTTTTTACCtgcaagaaaaaggaaaaccaaTAAGACACATCGCTGCACACAAATACCCAAGAAAGTCACTCATTCCGTCTGCCTCTAGCTATAAATAAGACACGGCTAAATACTTTTATTAGCTATAAAATAACATTGGCGTacctataaaaacaaaaaaataactacaaTATGTTGACCACACATTTCTAGGGACAGGAAATTAGTGTGTGTTGAGTCCATATATGCGTTTTCTTAAATGCAAAAGCAGTGTGTTGGAAACCATTTCAAGACATTGGTGTCAAATTTAAATATCCAGAGTCACTCAATACATTCACTTGTGAATCCAACCATTGACTGTACGCTACAAGTTCACATGTATTCCTCAGTTCAATCGGTGCTGCTATGGAATGTAGCAGTCAGAAAGCACAAGGAACGCTCAGTTTAGCATCACTATGCAAACCAAGAAGCCAAAGAAGCATGCTCCAGGTCTATCAGCGGATGCAGTGAAGTCTCCCCCAACTGAACAAAGTTACATATGCTCACCTGCGAAGTATCAATCCAGACCAAGAATGCTGAAGTGTCTGTTACAGCTTCTGCAATGTCTCTGATTTCATCCGCTGAAGTCTTGAGGTCTGGAAACAGGGGGAGGAAAACAACATTACATCCAGCTCATTATAAAATAGTCTATATTACAAACAGTTGTGATATTTTGGATTTATCCTCCCCGATTCAATCCGAGACGCCATGGAAAGAGGCGAGCAGAAAGCGCAGGGATATTTAATATTGCATCTGAAAATTTAAAACCCA
This region of Anoplopoma fimbria isolate UVic2021 breed Golden Eagle Sablefish chromosome 2, Afim_UVic_2022, whole genome shotgun sequence genomic DNA includes:
- the gtf2f2a gene encoding general transcription factor IIF subunit 2 isoform X1: MSEKGEVDLTGAKQNTGVWLVKVPKYLSQQWAKATGRGEVGKLRICKKGNQGKAEVSFTLNEELTVIEGIEDKTVSAPRDHPFTMQTVGGQTLAVFTENSSGQSEERSDGSSSVSGAGAGPDKIALEGVVVQRAECRPNVSESYMRLKKLQIEELAKPVRLSQQLDRVVTSNYKPVANHTYNLEYERKKKEEGKRARADKQQVLDMLFSAFEKHQFYNIKDLVDITKQPVIYLKEILRDIGVYNVKGTHKNTWELKPEYRHYQGDEKTDE
- the gtf2f2a gene encoding general transcription factor IIF subunit 2 isoform X2; translation: MSEKGEVDLTGAKQNTGVWLVKVPKYLSQQWAKATGRGEVGKLRICKKGNQGKAEVSFTLNEELTVIEGIEDKTVSAPRDHPFTMQTVGGQTLAVFTENSSDKIALEGVVVQRAECRPNVSESYMRLKKLQIEELAKPVRLSQQLDRVVTSNYKPVANHTYNLEYERKKKEEGKRARADKQQVLDMLFSAFEKHQFYNIKDLVDITKQPVIYLKEILRDIGVYNVKGTHKNTWELKPEYRHYQGDEKTDE